TTTTTCGTTATTCCCATATTTCAGATTGGAGTTGCTTTTGGCGATCAGGATGATTGACGTGCGGGCGTGGGCGGAGTACGTGGTGGAGTGGGCGGCTAAGGACCCGTATGGCTTTCTGACGACGGTTATCCTTGCGCTCACACCCCTCTTCATCGCAAGCGCCCTGTTGTCGTGGAAACTGGCCAAAATGATTGAGGTGCGCGACCGCGAGCAGAAGAAAAAGCAGAAACGCCAGGAGAACATCGCTAAAGCCAAGAGGACCAAGAAAGACTGAGCCGGAGAGCGGGATCAGGAGAGAAGAGTAGCTACAGTACACAGCTATGCTCAACACTCTCTTTACTTGCCACACCCCCACCCTCGTCTCTTCAACCCAGCCCAGCACTCTTGTCCAGTGTAGGAGGGATGTAGGCCCTACATGGAGGCCTTATAGCGCTGAGGGAACGGTATAGACCAGGGAGGCTCATTCGATGGGAC
This sequence is a window from Oncorhynchus keta strain PuntledgeMale-10-30-2019 chromosome 14, Oket_V2, whole genome shotgun sequence. Protein-coding genes within it:
- the LOC118393448 gene encoding small integral membrane protein 15 is translated as MIDVRAWAEYVVEWAAKDPYGFLTTVILALTPLFIASALLSWKLAKMIEVRDREQKKKQKRQENIAKAKRTKKD